A window from Deinococcus reticulitermitis encodes these proteins:
- a CDS encoding sensor histidine kinase encodes MTPGQLQPSSPAAGGAVGPTPAARRRRAMTLRVRLALLYTVLMGLILALVYSMALILMRSSLTTGVDDALRSSHAQFTELVEQFALTDPATDGERDEEGVLPRARKLFPNDVIQIEDLAYFSRDTLNRLALEAPTPEQQRQNLEQIHAVQRSYRYVVTGLSENQPLELSDEELLALIEAPNGRLYLTRNIRDALSDNVAPHRILVTLGPVRLAPPQLFTLPGTRAGTNPGLPPTLAITYVGRSMESVEDTLRRLQGVFALVMLSGLAVAGGLAVVLVGRALRPLQEVRQAAERIGGQTLAERVPEPQTHDEVQALARSINAMLGRLEASFEAQRRFTSDASHELRTPVTAISGHASYLLRRTNPGGQERESLNIIRSESGRLTNLITNLLELARSDSGALNLNRAPIFSSLFLGEIARELAPLAVSQDSALRVSGPDIPFEGDPDRLKQVIINLVGNALKAGARTVTLESSPQEEGREVRLSVRDDGPGIAPEHLARLFDRFYRVEDSRSRDQGGAGLGLSIAKGIVDAHGGRIWLESEPGVGTVAHVQLPVGDVPVLDDEDVP; translated from the coding sequence GTGACCCCCGGGCAGCTGCAACCTTCGTCCCCGGCGGCGGGCGGCGCGGTGGGCCCCACGCCCGCGGCCCGACGTCGGCGCGCGATGACGCTGCGGGTGCGTCTGGCGCTGCTCTACACCGTGTTGATGGGGCTGATTCTGGCGCTGGTGTACTCGATGGCGCTGATCTTGATGCGCTCGAGCCTCACGACCGGGGTCGACGACGCGCTGCGCTCCTCTCACGCGCAGTTCACTGAACTTGTCGAACAGTTCGCTCTGACGGACCCGGCGACCGACGGCGAGCGCGACGAGGAAGGGGTGCTGCCGCGCGCGCGCAAGCTCTTTCCCAACGACGTGATTCAGATTGAGGACCTCGCCTACTTCAGCCGCGACACCCTCAATCGGCTCGCGCTTGAAGCGCCGACCCCCGAACAGCAGCGTCAGAATCTCGAGCAGATCCACGCCGTGCAGCGCAGCTACCGTTACGTGGTGACAGGCCTGAGCGAGAACCAGCCGCTTGAACTCAGCGACGAGGAACTGCTCGCCCTGATCGAGGCCCCGAACGGGCGGCTCTACCTCACGCGCAATATCCGCGACGCGCTGAGTGACAACGTCGCGCCGCACCGCATCCTGGTGACGCTCGGCCCGGTCCGGCTGGCGCCGCCCCAGCTGTTCACCCTGCCAGGCACCCGGGCGGGCACGAATCCGGGGCTGCCGCCCACGCTGGCCATCACCTACGTGGGGCGCAGCATGGAAAGTGTCGAAGACACGCTGCGGCGGCTGCAAGGGGTGTTCGCGCTGGTGATGCTCTCGGGACTCGCGGTGGCCGGGGGGCTCGCCGTGGTGCTCGTGGGCCGCGCGCTGCGCCCCCTCCAGGAGGTCCGGCAGGCCGCCGAGCGCATCGGGGGCCAGACCCTCGCCGAGCGCGTGCCCGAGCCGCAGACCCACGACGAGGTGCAGGCGCTCGCCCGCTCGATCAACGCGATGCTGGGCCGCCTGGAGGCGAGCTTCGAGGCGCAGCGCCGATTTACCAGCGACGCCAGCCACGAACTGCGGACCCCAGTCACGGCGATCAGCGGCCACGCCTCGTACCTGCTGCGCCGCACCAACCCAGGTGGGCAGGAGCGCGAGAGCCTCAACATCATCCGCTCGGAGTCCGGACGCCTCACCAACCTGATCACCAACCTGCTCGAACTCGCCCGCTCGGATTCCGGAGCGCTGAACCTCAACCGCGCGCCGATCTTCTCCAGCCTCTTTCTAGGAGAGATCGCGCGCGAGCTCGCGCCGCTCGCCGTCTCGCAGGACTCGGCGCTGCGGGTCAGCGGCCCGGACATTCCCTTTGAAGGCGACCCGGACCGGCTCAAGCAGGTGATCATCAATCTGGTCGGCAACGCGCTCAAGGCCGGCGCCCGGACCGTGACGCTGGAAAGCAGTCCGCAGGAGGAGGGACGCGAGGTGCGCCTGAGCGTGCGCGACGACGGCCCAGGAATCGCCCCCGAGCACCTCGCCCGGCTCTTTGACCGCTTCTACCGCGTCGAGGACAGCCGCAGCCGCGATCAGGGCGGGGCGGGGCTCGGCCTGAGCATCGCCAAGGGCATCGTGGACGCCCACGGCGGGCGCATCTGGCTGGAAAGCGAGCCCGGGGTGGGGACCGTGGCGCACGTTCAACTCCCGGTCGGTGACGTGCCGGTGCTGGACGACGAGGACGTGCCCTGA